The genome window ttcccctGCCCTCGCAGGAACCTATTTTCACAGTGTTGCcatttcctctgctcccgcaggagccctgctttccACTTATCTCTACTACCATCGCAGTACTgtctcctctgctcccgcaggagccctacATTTCACAATtctccactgccacagcagtgatgtttcctctgctcccgcaggagccctaaTTTTGACAATTTCTcaactgccgcagcagtgatgtttcctctgctcccgcaggagccccacCTTTCACAAtctccactgccacagcagtgTCACTTtccctgctcccgcaggagccctgcttttcacaatctctgctcccgcaggagccctgtttTTCCCAACCGCCGCAGCGGGACTCttccctctgctcccgcaggagccatGCCTTCTCACAAtctccactgccacagcagtgTCACTTTCCCTGCTCCagcaggagccctgcttttcacaatctctgctcccgcaggagctcTCTTTCTCCACCGCCACAGCGGTGCTgtctcctctgctcccgcaggagccctgttcTTACAATTTCcccactgccgcagcagtgatgtctcctctgctcccgcaggagccctgtcTCTCCACCGCCGCAGCGGTGCTGTtttctctgctcccgcaggagccctgcttttcacaatttccaACTGTCACAGCAGTTATGTTTTCTACGATCCCGCAGGAGCCCCGTTACCTCCCACTTTACATTCAGCAATTTTTGGGAGGACACACACAGTTCCCGGCTGCTGTCCGATGCTAGTTTGCGATCTTTTGGGGGATtgttctgggttcgggcctaaggctgagcccggaaccctctccccgccaggaagcgctccgggctcagtccattaacgagctcggagccctctcctcggacagcacgccaaatacgcatattaataactctgttctgaattatttgtaagtgtgaactcgtgaaatgatgtttttattaacaaagttcgggaggaacacGTTCAAATAATCAACATAATCACCTCAACTACGACCAGCTGTTGACAATCAGCAATCAGGTATCCACCTGATCGGCATCAACAGAAACCTATATAGACTGGAAACCAACTCACCCTCATTCCTCGATAGTTTCAGCATCCCTCCACCTCCCCTTCTCCGCACGATTGCCTAAGTCACCTTACTAACCAGAACAGGGGGGATtgttctgggttcgggcctaaGGCTGAGCCCGGAACCCTCTCCCCGCCAGGAAGCGCTCCGGGCTCAGTCCATGAAcaagctcggagccctctcctcggacagcacgccaaatacgcattTTAATAACTCTGTTCttacttatttgtaagtgtgaactcgtgaaatatatatttgtggTTGTTGGTCAGGCATTGGCTGGGCATCACtttgaaggacggccagtagatcagtggtgtgttgacctccacggcagccggaactgggtctgtttgtctcaatgtcctcgggttcgaggacgagacagggagagagaaacaaaatcttattgtGTTTTAATATATGCTCGGCTCCAGACAGACTAGCTATTGCGGCATTAGTAGATTAGCCAGACGAGTTACGTGAACGCTTTGTTAAGTACATGCTAACTATTGcaaaataagtacatttactacaCACATTATGTGTATGCTTAGTTAAAGAAAGAAGTCTTAAGTTTAGACTTAaagtgatcgactgtgtctgattctcgggcatcagttggcaaatcattccagagcttaggggctaagtaggaaaatgatctaccacctttagacacttgatattctagggatagtTAAAAGACCAGCATTTTGCGACAGCAGTGTAcatgatggattgtattctgatattaattctctaagatacgaaggtgctaggccatttaaggctttgtaggtgattaatagtattttaaattgtatgcgacaTTTGACTgatagccagtgtaaagatgccagattTGGGCTTATGtgatctgatgcagacagcatatggcataattttgagatatttctaagatggaagaaggctgtgcggcagacgttggagatatgactatcaaagGATACATTGCTGTCGAACACCACACCTAAGCTCTTGTGTGAAAGATATatatttcacagaatgttctttacattttataggatgattttatgtagacaacattaaatcacaaaaacacgACTTTAGCTTGGTAAACTTATTTAActtgaataaataaaatgtgattaAGATGAGGAACAGTATTTATTTATGGTAACAATTTTTAATAAACCAGATTTGTATTCTCACAAACTGTGTtgactttaaaactgcaatctAGTGGATGTTTGAAACTGGCCTGTTTGAACAAGTTGTGAAATGAGGAAATTCTTGATTTCTGGGAAAACGAAAGTACTGCTATCGATCTGAGCACTGTATGTACTTCTCTTTCTTTGTCTTCATACGGTAAAATGGCAGAAGCCTCTATTTTAGTATCTCAGGATCAGTTCAGCTGTTCAATCTGTCTGGATCTACTGAAGGATCCTGTGACTATTAACTGtggacacagttactgtatgagCTGTATTACACACTACTGGGATCAGGATGATCAGAAGAGAAACTACAGCTGCCCTCAGTGCGGACAGACCTTCACTACAAGACCTGTTTTAGGTAAAAACACCATGCTGGCTGAAGTGGTGGAGAAACTGAAGAAGACTAAACTACAAGCTGCTCGTCCTGATCACTGTTATGCTGAAGCTGGAGATGTGGAGTGTGACGTCTGTactgagagaaaacacaaagctgtcaagtcctgtctggtgtgtctgaactcttactgtcaaaatcatcttgaacaacatgagaattTATTTAAAGGGAAGCACAACCTGATAGATGCCACTGGACGACTACACGAGATGATCTGCCCACAACATGATAAACCCCTTGAGATTTACTGTCGTACTGATCAACTCTGTATATGTTATCTGTGTATGGCAGGCAAGCACAAAAATCACGAAACTATATCAGCTGAAGAAGAGAAAACAGAGAAACAGGTATGACAACACAGACTATTAGGTTAATACCACCAATTCCGCTTTATTATAAATGTTTACTTGAACGAATTATTCAAATGTatctaaaacttaaaataagtCACTATAAACATGGGTCCTATAAGGGATTTTTTAATAACTCATACCAACTATATCCTGATGGGTATGAAACAATTTTACAGATATTCCTTAGCATCAATTCTTATGTACTGTTTATCGgttttataattattaatacATACCCTACAGAAAGAACTGAAGGAGACACAGGGCAAATACCAGAAGATAATCCTGGAGATCCAGAAGAAGCTTCAAGAGCTGAGAGATGCTGTGGAGACTTATAAGGTGAGTTTTGATCAGAAGAACAACTGCTGTCTGCTGTTTCAGATCTGTTTCAGACTCAGTTAGGACTCTGATTCAATCAGTCAGTGAGGAGTTCAGTGCTGGATGACTTTGACTGAAGTTCACTGTGTGTAACAGACTGTGTGATGTACCAGTAAGAGCTGAGTGAATGCTGCTGATTCTAATGctcctctctctgtgtgtcctAACAGCGCTCTGCACAGACAGCAGTGGACGACACTGAGAGGATCTTCACTGAACTGATCCAATCCATTAAGAGAAGACGATCTGAGGTGACACAgctgatcagagatcaggaaaAGACTGCAGTGAGTGAAGCTGAAGGACTCttgaagcgactggagcaggaGATTGATGATCTGAGGAGGAGAGACGCTGAGCTGGAGCAGctttcacacacagatgatcACATCCATTTCCTCCAGGTAACAGAGATCTGAAGAACAGTACAGTGGTGTTTAAGACGTGAAGAGCATGTTTTTAAGCAATTGTATTTTCTATTAAATGTTTCTGCATCTTCAGTCCGATTGtgttgtttgtctttgtgtttgCGTAGAGTTTCCAGTCTCTCTCTACTTTTCTTGAATCTACAGACTCACTCAACATCACTGTCAGTTCTTTTCTCTCTTTCGGTGATGTAGAAAAATCTTTGTCTCATCTGAGAGAGAAACTGGAGGATTTCTGCAGAGAAGAGATAGAAAATATATCTGATAGGGgtaaaatgtcatttatttgGTCTTCAGAATGCATTATAATGTTGGAATAAAATACATATCAAAATATATCTGAAATATTTAAGATTACTATTGCCAATATTTACAATacaatgtttattttctctAGTGAAACGCATAATGATTTTTCCTGTGCCTGAACCCAAGACCAGGGAGGAGTTCCTCCAATGTAAGTTACTATTAGCATAGGCGCTATATGGACAAAAGTATTAGGACACACCACTTAATTATTGAATTCAGGTATAAAATGCACTTTACAAACATCTGTGAAACAAAATGGGTCATTCTGAACAAGACCTCAGTGGCTTCAAGTATCCATACTGTAATAGGATGCCACCTTTGCATTTGAaagttttgtaaattatttctGCTGGATATTCCAGAGTCAACTGGTATTACTGCAAAGTAAAAGCATTTACAGCAACTTAGCCACAAAGCCACTAAAATAGCCAGTCCTCTGCTGATTTCTTAATTGAAAATTTCCACTTGAATTGCAAGAACTGTGTGGCGGGATCTTCATGAAATGGGTTTCCATGGCTGAGTAGCTGCATGCAAGCCTCACATAACCAATGCTGAGCGTCAAAGGAGTGGTGTAAAGTGGATTGATAAATCACACTTCTCTGTTTAGCTCTCAGATAGGTGAGTTGATGCGAACACTTTTGTAAAGAACTGGAACAGAGGTTACCAGGCCAGCCAAGCCTTCCCATCTTATATCCGTGCCTGACTTTGAAATTTGATACATAATGAATGGGCAAAAATTTCTTCATAAATTCTCCAAAATCTTTTGGGAAGCCTTCCAAGTAGAGTGGAAGCTGTAATAGCTGCAAAGGGGGACCACCTCCATCCATATTAAAGTCTAATATACTGTACTTGAATGGAATGCCATTGAAGTCCCTGTTGGTGTGATGGTCAGGGATCCCAATACTTTTGTCCATATAGTGTATATAGAGAATGTTGTATTTCGTCATCAACCAATTTGTTTTCACATTCCTATCAAACTTATTATTTGCTTTATTTTACTCAGATTCCCACCAGCTGACACTGGATTTAAACACAGCACATAAAagtctctgtctgtctgaggGAAACAGAGTGATTACTAACACTGGCACAGTCCAGCCATATCCTGATCATCCAGATAGATTTGATGAACCTCAGGTGTTGTGTAGTGACGGTGTGAGTGGACGCTGTTACTGGGAGGTTGAGTGGAGTAGTCAAGTGGGtatatcagtgtcatataaGAGCTGTAGCAGGAAGGGAGAGGGTAATAAGTGTTGGTTTGGGTATAATGATCAGTCCTGGTGTTTGTACTACCCTGACTCCAGTTGTTCATTATTGCACAATAGCATTGATACTAAACTCCCTGTAGTATCCAGATCTTCTAGAATAGGAGTGTATGTGGATCACAGTGCAGGATCTCTGTCCTTCTACAGTGTCTCTGATACAATGACCCTCATCCACAAAGTCCAGACCACATTCACTAAACCTCTCTATCCTGGGTTTTACATTAATAATACAAGCTCAAGAGCGAAACTGTGTGCtgtaacaaaataaatgacacaGAATTTATGAATAATATTGTCATGTCACAGGTTTGAGCTCTATGATATAATTTGCTAATTAATTTATgtaacacttttatccaaaggctTGAACATACAATTGATCATTCAATTCATATTTGATCAGTGATCACACACTGGGTTGGTAGATCTTTCATGAGTATACAAATAACTTCAAATATGAAACTTCCTGCATGATGACCATTTCTTTTTCTAATTTTTCTTGTGTGTATTAAATCTTCACATTAAAACCATTAACTCTTTCTGATGTTTGTTTGTCAAAGTTACTTTAGAAAATGATTCTAAAGTCTccactttattattttaatctatGTAAGAACAAATGTTTACTttggttttaaaatatttaaatatagatACATGCAATAATATTTGCTAACACCTTTTGACACAGtaatcatttttaattttaactaTAATTTTCCCACAAGTGTTACATCTCTTACTGGCTTGGCTTTACAAATTGTATCTCTGACCAGAATATTTTGCcactttcactttcatttcACTTAAGTGCAATATTGACAGCTATTGCTAGGGGGCGCGCAAAGACTAAAATTGGATTCAGTGTGCCTTTTACTCTCCCATTGGCACGAGTCAGAGCGtgcatatttacaaaaaatataagcTAAGGTAAAAATGATTATACATTTATACAATTATACGTATCATACAAAGACTTTTTATATTGCTTCAAATATCTTATTAAACTGTCAAAACGAATATTGAGGAGTTAAATAAAATCAAACTGCCTGTGTTAAGAATgttttcaattttcttaaattaaaaaaaaattgtttgtgtTCAACTCAATCACTGTGTGGCGCGTCTCGTCCTCAAGTCTCGAAGCGGGTCACGCGCCCCCGCCCCACAAACCAAAACACGAGTGTGCGCACGAGAAATGCAGCACGGGATAAACCCTGTTGAATCCACACGCACTGGAAAAATcatagaaaaaaaacagcaagagCTTGAGTAAGGAGCAACAGAAAAGTCCGCCGCTGACGTAAGTCTTTTCCATTTTCAGTaggtttaattgttttttatttgataatttattttagttggATAAATAAAATCAGCTTGGAAAACCGTCTTCATTTGGAGAGCCATGCAGAGCACACGGCAATAAGCTGGATTGATATCTATACCAAGTAAAGAACTTCCCTTacgaaacaaaaatatattgcagtatattggaaaatatcatgtaatatattaggcaacatattcccatatatgggatttaatatttatatttttcaatatattgaaatatatgcatgaaacatagatgtatatatgatacaaaatatattgcaatcaaaaacaaaaagggcactatattttttacatgtaatagtttgtctttatatgctttgatatattgcaatatatgcatagaccatacatgtatatatgagacaaaatatattgcattcaagaacaaaaaggcactatattttttacatgtaatagtttgtctttatatgctttgatatattgcaatatatgcgtagaccatacatgtatatatgagacaaaatatattgcattcaagaacaaaaagggcactatattttttacatgtaatagtttgtctttatatgctttgatatattgcaatatatgcataaaCCATACATGTATTtatgagacaaaatatattgccatcaagaacagaaagggcactgtattttttacatgtaatagtttgtctttatatgctttgatatattgcaatatatgcatgaaacatacatttatatatgatacaaaatatattgcaatcaagaacaaaaagggcactatatatatatatatatatatatatatatatatatatatatatatatatatatatatatatatatatatataggatgCGTAACAGACACCAGCAACAAGGAGGCTGATAGATAGGTCCTGACCTATGATCCTGACCCACACTCCTAGCatggaaaattaaaaaatggaatAATTAAACTGGGTTAGATACGAAAGTATTTGCTCCAATAATTGTAACGTCTCCAATACCACCTTGATTACTTGATCAACCTGAAATAGACTTAAAGATACATGAGAAAATTAAAGAGAATGGAGAGGTGGGTAATGTTAAAACATTAGTAGCAGAGTATATTAAAAATTCACATTATTCATTTCTTCAAGTATATACAGATGGATCAAAGAACATAGAAACTGGAAGAACAGGAGCTGCTTTCTATGTTCCAGAGTTTGATATTAGGAAGGCTGGAAGAATAACAGATGGCACATCTGTGTATACAGCAGAAATGGTTGCAATTCTAATGGCACTTGGATGGGTTTATGAAATAAGACCTGATAAAGTAATAATATGCTCTGACTCAATGGCTGTTCTGTTGAGCTTGCAATCAATGCAAACAAATAGAAGTGACATTTTAATAGAAATCATGATTACATTGTATAGTATTAAACGAATGGGAATAACAACTAATTTTGTATGGGTACCTGCACATGTGGGAGTTCAAGGGAATGAAGAAGCAGACAAAATGGCTAAAGATAGTTTAAATATGGATGAACCAAGTATTAATATTTCAATTAGTAGATCAGAAGGGAAACAATTCATTTTAGAATCATGTAATAGGAAATGGCAAACATTCTGGGATTCATGTCAAACAGGTCAACATTTTCATAAAGTTCAAAGGAGTATTAAGAAATCTAAAATCAACCATAATATAAGTAGAAGGGAACAAGTTATCCTCACTCATTTACGAACAGGTCATTCTTATCTTAATCACACGTTACATATAATAGGGAAACATAATACAGGGTTATGTGAAGTATGTTTAATAGAGGAAACAGTGGAACATGTAATGATGGTATGTAAGGTATATGAAAGAGAAAGGCAAAGTCTTAAGGAGGAAATGCAATCACTGGGAATTCAAGAGTTTACATTAACTGAAATATTAACTAACGGATTAAATGCAGGGGAAATGATACATGCAATCATGAGATTTATCAGGATAAGTGGATTAAAAAATagaatatagttttttttttattagtttattcTCTTCATACTCCAccacagtaggtggcggtatgcaccTATGAAGTTGGTTCGCAATCCGCCATAaaatcaaagaagaagaagaagaagaagaagaagaagacccacactcctaatcagtaggtggcggtaatgccactaaaagttgtttgccaactgccagtaaaactcaagaagaagaagaagaaggctgATGTCAGCAGGCTTCAAGGACACTTCTAGTTTTAAAAGGTATATAAGTTTTCAGAGCTGGTGCTTTTCAGTTTTTATTGCATCTCTGAGAGATTTTTGTGAATAACTTGTTGTTCTGCTCCACAGAtgctgttttaaaacagtttcctATTAGGCCAAGGAAGCTGATGTCAGAAAATCTATCAACAGTAGAATCTGCGAGCTAATGGCATTAAGACACCAGGTGAAGAGCAAAAGCACTGGTATTTAAGTGGTTTACATCAGTGAAGATCCAAGGTGGTCTCCTAACCAGGATAATGGACTGTTCTTTTggcaaaaatttttttttttttttgcttttt of Misgurnus anguillicaudatus chromosome 2, ASM2758022v2, whole genome shotgun sequence contains these proteins:
- the LOC141350398 gene encoding tripartite motif-containing protein 16-like, which produces MAEASILVSQDQFSCSICLDLLKDPVTINCGHSYCMSCITHYWDQDDQKRNYSCPQCGQTFTTRPVLGKNTMLAEVVEKLKKTKLQAARPDHCYAEAGDVECDVCTERKHKAVKSCLVCLNSYCQNHLEQHENLFKGKHNLIDATGRLHEMICPQHDKPLEIYCRTDQLCICYLCMAGKHKNHETISAEEEKTEKQKELKETQGKYQKIILEIQKKLQELRDAVETYKRSAQTAVDDTERIFTELIQSIKRRRSEVTQLIRDQEKTAVSEAEGLLKRLEQEIDDLRRRDAELEQLSHTDDHIHFLQSFQSLSTFLESTDSLNITVSSFLSFGDVEKSLSHLREKLEDFCREEIENISDRVKRIMIFPVPEPKTREEFLQYSHQLTLDLNTAHKSLCLSEGNRVITNTGTVQPYPDHPDRFDEPQVLCSDGVSGRCYWEVEWSSQVGISVSYKSCSRKGEGNKCWFGYNDQSWCLYYPDSSCSLLHNSIDTKLPVVSRSSRIGVYVDHSAGSLSFYSVSDTMTLIHKVQTTFTKPLYPGFYINNTSSRAKLCAVTK